In Pseudomonas sp. MTM4, one genomic interval encodes:
- a CDS encoding ABC transporter permease produces the protein MKFGMLLRSLPRPLRIVLGRIGILVPQMFGVLLATFLLIRLLPGDPALLMLGNMATPDQIESLREKLGLNASVWTQFTSYLSTVIQGDLGTSMFTSNPVVVDLLDRVPATLELITYAMLVTIIIAVSLAVVSVIKPKGLVSKFSKVYGLAAGAVPDFWVGLLLIYFLFYVAGIAPAPFGRLDPIISAPPPVTGFLTIDTLLAGDTEAFASAVGRLFLPVLTLATVNAGALMKMTQMVFADSYRSEYIRHARASGLSEWKLVRIALRNSLPPIITMVGFLFGFLLGAAVLVETIFAWGGLGQYAVSAVMNSDYPALQGFVLVAAAFILIVYTVVDVLYGIADPRIEV, from the coding sequence ATGAAATTTGGCATGTTGCTAAGGTCACTACCGCGCCCGCTACGTATCGTTCTGGGGAGAATAGGCATACTCGTTCCGCAGATGTTCGGCGTTCTGCTCGCAACGTTTCTGCTCATCCGCCTATTACCGGGAGACCCGGCCCTGCTGATGCTTGGCAACATGGCCACTCCCGATCAGATCGAAAGTCTGCGAGAAAAACTCGGACTGAATGCCAGTGTCTGGACGCAGTTCACCAGTTACCTGTCCACGGTTATCCAAGGTGATCTTGGAACATCCATGTTTACCTCCAACCCGGTGGTGGTAGACCTGCTCGATCGGGTTCCAGCGACGCTTGAGCTGATCACTTATGCAATGCTCGTCACCATTATTATCGCCGTCTCGCTCGCGGTAGTTTCTGTAATCAAGCCCAAGGGGCTGGTTAGCAAGTTCAGTAAAGTATATGGGCTTGCCGCGGGTGCAGTGCCTGACTTCTGGGTCGGGCTGTTGCTCATTTACTTCCTCTTTTATGTAGCCGGCATCGCCCCTGCACCATTCGGGCGCCTGGACCCAATAATTTCAGCCCCTCCTCCGGTTACCGGCTTCCTGACCATAGATACGTTGTTAGCAGGCGACACCGAGGCGTTTGCCTCCGCAGTGGGTCGGCTGTTTCTGCCTGTGCTTACGTTGGCCACCGTCAACGCAGGCGCATTGATGAAAATGACGCAGATGGTCTTTGCAGACAGCTATCGCAGCGAATACATCCGGCACGCACGTGCAAGTGGATTATCCGAGTGGAAGCTGGTTCGTATTGCATTGCGCAATAGCCTGCCGCCGATCATTACGATGGTCGGGTTCCTCTTCGGCTTCCTGCTAGGCGCCGCTGTACTTGTAGAAACGATCTTCGCCTGGGGCGGCCTTGGGCAGTATGCCGTCTCCGCTGTAATGAACAGTGACTATCCAGCATTGCAAGGATTCGTCCTGGTAGCGGCCGCATTCATCCTTATTGTTTACACGGTCGTGGATGTCCTCTACGGCATCGCCGACCCGAGGATTGAAGTATGA
- a CDS encoding ABC transporter permease, whose product MKIAPGPRRATARATLTIGLILLAMQFLAIVFAPWIAPYSPVDANPINALQEPSLKHLFGTDVSGMDIFSRVVFATRINLLISVTAVAIAFAIGVPIGLAIGYYKGWISSLAMRIFDFVQSFPVFVLGMVLVSVMGQEIWNVAIVLAVLFTPVFARLIRAEVLSLRDRPFIAAARCSGATDQTIMFKHILPNALTPAIVQISISIGMAILLTAGLSFVGAGVRMPTPEWGLMVSNGAQHMILGIWWVALFPGLAIVFSVLTFALLGDAAKQIFDPQNRSIS is encoded by the coding sequence ATGAAAATAGCTCCTGGACCACGCAGGGCAACAGCCAGGGCAACCCTGACGATCGGCTTGATATTGCTCGCCATGCAGTTCCTGGCAATTGTGTTCGCTCCCTGGATCGCGCCGTATTCGCCTGTAGATGCAAATCCGATCAACGCGCTTCAAGAACCATCCCTGAAGCATCTGTTCGGCACCGATGTGTCGGGCATGGATATCTTCTCGCGCGTTGTTTTCGCTACTCGCATCAACCTGCTGATTAGCGTAACGGCCGTTGCCATCGCATTCGCTATCGGCGTCCCGATTGGTCTCGCGATCGGATACTACAAGGGCTGGATCAGTTCTTTAGCGATGCGCATATTCGACTTTGTGCAGTCATTCCCGGTATTCGTACTGGGCATGGTTCTGGTGTCGGTTATGGGCCAGGAAATCTGGAACGTTGCCATCGTCCTGGCCGTTCTTTTCACACCGGTGTTCGCTCGGTTGATCCGCGCGGAAGTTTTGTCACTTCGTGACCGCCCCTTCATAGCGGCCGCGCGGTGCAGTGGCGCGACAGACCAGACGATCATGTTCAAACACATCCTGCCCAATGCACTCACTCCCGCGATTGTACAAATCTCGATCAGCATCGGTATGGCCATTTTGCTGACAGCGGGTCTCTCCTTCGTCGGCGCCGGGGTACGGATGCCAACGCCTGAATGGGGGCTCATGGTGAGCAACGGTGCTCAGCATATGATTCTCGGAATCTGGTGGGTCGCTTTGTTCCCCGGTCTTGCCATCGTCTTCTCAGTACTGACTTTCGCGCTGCTTGGAGACGCTGCGAAGCAAATATTCGACCCTCAGAACAGGAGCATTTCATGA
- a CDS encoding ABC transporter ATP-binding protein — translation MMDATELLLDVRNLSVRFDNPAKPPALSDVSFTLGKGEILGIVGETGAGKSLLARAIIDMLPAEARITEGEVLVNGQSISRMTDEQKRGFRGGEVALIGTNAKALLDPVVTVGEQIARVLRAHRGIGKAEAWNESIRLFEQVGIVNPERRAHAYPHELSGGMAQRVVIAMALIAQPKILLADDATLGLDATIQLQVLDLLVQKGRELGLAVVLITHDLGMVASYCDRVGIMKSGQLLELESIRSFLTDGPKHPYSRELLEAAKVRPLPMSTKHVHSEVDTAPLLEVTDLVKTFHIKGTSEVVRAVDHVSLSIRRGETLALVGESGSGKTTMGQCLVRLLQPDSGSIRFDGTETSTYSDKQFRAVRRRMQMVFQEPYVALNPRWRVRDLVAEPLNLGEPLTRSQKATRVLELLDLVGIARSKAEVYPHELTAGEQKRVGVARALAVNPDFVIFDEPTTALDIRVRAQIIDLVRDLQKRMGLSALFITHDLNSVRSLAHYVAVMRHGKIVEQGPTEQIFANPRESYTRKLLNAELPIEIRPDVDARSLQTAEEL, via the coding sequence ATGATGGACGCCACGGAACTGCTGCTGGACGTACGCAATCTCTCCGTCCGCTTTGATAACCCTGCAAAGCCGCCGGCATTGAGTGATGTGAGCTTCACGCTAGGCAAAGGCGAGATCCTGGGCATTGTGGGCGAAACGGGCGCAGGGAAGTCTCTGCTGGCCAGAGCCATTATCGATATGCTCCCCGCGGAAGCGCGCATCACCGAGGGCGAAGTCCTGGTGAATGGCCAATCAATCTCCAGGATGACTGATGAGCAGAAAAGAGGGTTTCGCGGGGGTGAAGTCGCGCTCATCGGCACAAATGCCAAGGCCCTTCTAGACCCGGTAGTAACGGTTGGCGAGCAGATCGCCAGAGTCCTGCGCGCACACCGAGGCATCGGTAAAGCCGAAGCCTGGAACGAGTCGATCCGTCTGTTCGAGCAGGTGGGGATTGTTAATCCCGAAAGAAGAGCCCATGCCTACCCACACGAACTCTCGGGTGGCATGGCACAGCGCGTAGTCATTGCCATGGCGCTGATCGCGCAGCCGAAAATACTGCTTGCCGACGATGCAACACTCGGCCTGGACGCAACCATACAGCTGCAAGTGCTGGACTTGCTGGTGCAAAAAGGCCGCGAGCTCGGGCTGGCTGTCGTATTGATTACGCATGATCTCGGCATGGTCGCGAGCTACTGCGATCGCGTAGGGATCATGAAGTCAGGCCAGTTGCTTGAGCTCGAAAGCATTCGCTCATTCCTGACCGATGGCCCGAAACACCCTTACAGCCGCGAGCTACTCGAAGCTGCGAAAGTCCGGCCTCTTCCCATGAGCACAAAGCATGTGCATAGCGAGGTGGATACAGCACCGTTGCTCGAGGTTACAGACCTCGTGAAGACATTCCATATCAAGGGGACATCGGAGGTCGTTCGTGCGGTCGACCACGTGTCTCTTTCGATCCGACGTGGTGAGACGCTGGCGCTTGTCGGCGAAAGCGGATCGGGCAAGACGACCATGGGGCAATGCCTGGTTCGCCTGTTGCAGCCCGATTCGGGATCAATCCGATTCGACGGTACCGAAACGTCTACCTACTCAGACAAGCAGTTCAGGGCGGTACGCCGTCGCATGCAGATGGTCTTCCAGGAACCCTACGTGGCCCTGAACCCGAGGTGGCGTGTTCGCGATCTCGTGGCCGAGCCCCTGAACCTCGGAGAGCCTTTGACGCGCTCACAAAAAGCGACGCGTGTGCTGGAATTGCTGGATCTGGTCGGCATCGCCAGATCGAAAGCTGAGGTTTATCCGCACGAGCTGACAGCCGGCGAACAGAAGCGCGTCGGCGTCGCCAGAGCGTTAGCGGTCAACCCTGATTTTGTGATTTTCGATGAGCCGACAACCGCTCTGGACATCCGTGTACGAGCCCAGATCATCGACCTGGTGCGCGATCTTCAAAAGCGCATGGGGCTATCCGCCCTTTTCATCACACATGACCTCAACTCTGTTCGCTCACTGGCGCATTACGTCGCGGTAATGCGTCACGGCAAAATCGTCGAGCAAGGGCCGACCGAGCAGATTTTCGCTAACCCGAGGGAATCGTACACACGCAAGCTCCTGAATGCGGAGCTCCCCATCGAAATTCGGCCTGACGTGGACGCGCGCAGCCTCCAGACCGCGGAGGAGCTATGA
- a CDS encoding NAD(P)-dependent oxidoreductase, whose protein sequence is MNRDLSSNKPVLVTGAAGLVGRQLVRRLSEQGRSVLAVDRFSSVTEEGIEIQECDLGDVHGLHAIAQHGIDSVVHCGAYSGPMVARDAPYSMVQVNIVGTANMLELARIHNARRFVYCSSTSAYGVTKSSPVMEDSALRPASLYGASKVASEYITTAYANQYGLSAASIRLSWVYGPGRTTPCVIRTMIEDALANRPTRLPFGSDFPRQFIHVDDAVDGLVSALDAPTLPRATYNITGDTRTTLEQVAALVRAVFKDADIELQPGPDPVDELQEKFSIEAARRDLAYEPRVALEQGIRAYANWITMAQSKESDDPKTAG, encoded by the coding sequence ATGAACCGCGATCTCTCGTCGAACAAACCCGTCCTCGTCACCGGTGCGGCTGGCCTTGTAGGGCGCCAGTTAGTGCGCCGCCTATCCGAGCAGGGGCGCTCCGTTCTGGCAGTCGACCGGTTTTCTTCAGTAACTGAGGAGGGAATCGAGATTCAGGAATGCGACCTCGGTGACGTACACGGACTACACGCCATAGCCCAACATGGCATCGACTCGGTCGTGCACTGCGGTGCTTATTCGGGCCCAATGGTCGCCCGTGATGCGCCCTACTCAATGGTGCAAGTGAACATCGTTGGCACTGCCAACATGCTTGAGCTTGCGCGCATTCATAACGCTCGAAGGTTCGTTTACTGCTCCTCGACTAGCGCCTATGGCGTTACCAAATCGTCACCGGTTATGGAAGACAGCGCGCTTAGACCAGCGAGCCTCTACGGCGCCAGCAAAGTCGCCTCGGAATATATAACCACTGCCTATGCCAATCAGTACGGACTTTCCGCTGCGAGCATTCGGCTCTCCTGGGTATACGGACCTGGCCGGACCACTCCCTGTGTCATCCGCACCATGATCGAGGATGCGCTAGCAAATCGCCCTACCAGGCTGCCTTTTGGCTCGGACTTCCCTCGCCAATTTATCCATGTCGACGATGCGGTTGATGGGCTGGTGAGCGCACTCGACGCCCCCACCTTGCCAAGGGCGACATACAACATCACCGGCGACACCCGAACGACGCTTGAGCAAGTCGCAGCGTTGGTGCGCGCTGTGTTCAAGGATGCTGACATCGAGTTGCAGCCGGGTCCGGATCCAGTCGACGAACTCCAGGAAAAGTTCAGCATTGAAGCTGCGCGGCGAGATCTTGCATACGAGCCCAGGGTTGCTCTTGAGCAAGGCATACGCGCTTACGCGAACTGGATCACGATGGCTCAGAGTAAGGAATCTGATGACCCAAAAACCGCAGGCTAA